The following proteins come from a genomic window of Mycolicibacterium rufum:
- a CDS encoding DUF4185 domain-containing protein, with the protein MSSAAYVGRVGALAVALGIGSVVFAGHAVADDTDTSSASKPAASPTTDTSTDKPATSDKTDATDKPDRTDTPSKTGTPDTTDAPDADAEDAAPTTKRKKGLSWKKPARASADSPSKTSTTDDPTTTASAPTSDDETRPVRSSRRAITPTDPAEPLRPSATLTLRTDAAPSTASRTVTTVTTEAKADQVDRPLVTAVVNVVRSMVDWAHQRAGTGGQGQSPAPPFLWALMSAARRELETLSASRTPRVATASLTTTDQQAAAAALTPYSPWLNPQVSPSTNFVSWVTGNYVYGDKTLANTSNRFSVYGTDVGTMWDNGMVDDPSTPYNEHQVLIAMGDTFSAANMTGRHIFNTLFRSSDTDLSDGITIPNGEWYTGNMFGGAPLDGPVNARPIINRPGWLPNSVTLIPTAGVSLPTAVTDETPFGTVQYVSFMSVSKWGSAGKWTTNYSAIAYSYDNGENFTVDPRSVRYNSFLSSNKNFQQSAFVKGDDGYVYMYGTPNGRQGAAYLARVAPENILDAGKYEYYKAAKSSFFGTTPAAWVKGNPSAATAIIGKSGGFLGFTKPGYTVSEMSVQYNEYLGKYIVLYGDQNNSIVMRTSDTPEGVWSDAAVLMTQQPGGIYAPMLHPWSPSTDGTSSDLYWNLSLWSNYDVMLMHTDLTKV; encoded by the coding sequence TTGAGTTCCGCAGCGTACGTCGGCCGTGTCGGCGCCCTGGCCGTCGCGTTGGGCATCGGTTCGGTGGTCTTCGCCGGGCACGCCGTCGCCGACGACACCGACACCTCTTCGGCCTCCAAGCCCGCCGCCTCGCCGACCACCGACACGTCGACCGACAAGCCGGCCACGTCGGACAAGACCGACGCGACCGACAAGCCCGACAGGACCGACACTCCGAGCAAGACCGGCACCCCGGACACGACTGACGCCCCGGACGCCGACGCCGAGGACGCGGCGCCGACCACGAAGCGCAAAAAGGGCCTGTCGTGGAAGAAGCCGGCGCGGGCGTCCGCAGACTCCCCGTCGAAGACCTCCACGACGGACGACCCGACCACGACGGCGTCCGCGCCCACGTCGGACGACGAGACCCGTCCCGTCCGTTCGTCGCGCCGTGCCATCACCCCGACCGACCCGGCCGAGCCTCTCCGCCCCTCGGCGACGCTGACGCTGCGCACCGATGCTGCGCCGAGCACCGCGTCGCGCACCGTCACGACGGTGACCACCGAAGCGAAGGCCGATCAGGTGGACCGGCCGCTGGTCACGGCGGTCGTCAACGTCGTGCGCAGCATGGTCGACTGGGCGCATCAGCGCGCGGGCACCGGCGGCCAGGGCCAGTCGCCCGCGCCCCCGTTCCTGTGGGCGCTGATGTCGGCCGCGCGCCGTGAACTCGAGACCCTGTCGGCGTCGCGCACCCCGCGGGTGGCGACCGCGAGCCTGACCACCACCGATCAGCAGGCCGCCGCGGCGGCGCTGACCCCCTACTCGCCGTGGCTCAATCCGCAGGTGAGCCCGTCGACGAACTTCGTCAGCTGGGTGACGGGCAACTATGTCTACGGCGACAAGACGCTGGCCAACACCTCCAACCGGTTCAGCGTCTACGGCACCGACGTCGGAACCATGTGGGACAACGGCATGGTCGACGACCCGTCGACCCCCTACAACGAGCACCAGGTCCTCATCGCGATGGGCGACACCTTCAGCGCCGCCAACATGACCGGCCGGCACATCTTCAACACGCTGTTCCGCAGCTCCGACACCGATCTGTCCGACGGCATCACGATCCCCAACGGAGAGTGGTACACCGGCAACATGTTCGGCGGCGCGCCGCTGGACGGACCGGTCAACGCGCGGCCGATCATCAACCGGCCGGGCTGGCTGCCGAACTCGGTGACGCTGATTCCGACCGCCGGCGTCTCCCTGCCGACCGCCGTCACCGACGAGACCCCGTTCGGCACCGTGCAGTACGTCAGCTTCATGTCGGTGTCGAAGTGGGGTTCGGCGGGCAAGTGGACCACCAACTACTCGGCGATCGCGTACTCCTACGACAACGGCGAGAACTTCACCGTCGACCCGAGAAGCGTGCGCTACAACTCGTTCCTGAGCTCCAACAAGAACTTTCAGCAGTCGGCGTTCGTCAAGGGCGACGACGGCTACGTGTACATGTACGGCACCCCGAACGGGCGTCAGGGAGCGGCGTATCTCGCCCGCGTCGCGCCCGAAAACATCCTCGACGCCGGCAAGTACGAGTACTACAAGGCCGCGAAGTCCAGCTTCTTCGGCACCACGCCGGCCGCCTGGGTGAAGGGCAACCCGTCGGCCGCGACGGCGATCATCGGCAAGTCCGGCGGGTTCCTGGGCTTCACCAAACCCGGCTACACCGTCAGCGAGATGTCGGTGCAGTACAACGAGTATCTGGGCAAGTACATCGTGCTCTACGGCGATCAGAACAACAGCATCGTCATGCGGACCTCCGACACCCCCGAGGGTGTGTGGTCCGACGCCGCGGTGCTGATGACGCAGCAGCCCGGCGGCATCTACGCCCCGATGCTGCACCCCTGGTCGCCGTCGACGGACGGCACGAGTTCAGACCTGTACTGGAACCTGTCGCTGTGGTCGAACTACGACGTCATGCTGATGCACACCGACCTGACGAAGGTGTAG
- a CDS encoding HNH endonuclease, translating to MSLGHRDGRTARRGDAMRTKSLGAQPKTRLGIADQIRQSVTSRPTERCRNHTGSDVPLRYRTCVLDRRRHGTPSSRCRAGGTHSMTNLQPACRPCNEAKGSSAESELKS from the coding sequence ATGTCGTTGGGGCACAGGGACGGTCGAACCGCAAGACGTGGCGATGCGATGCGCACCAAAAGCTTAGGCGCGCAGCCGAAAACAAGGCTCGGCATCGCAGACCAGATCAGGCAATCCGTAACGAGCCGGCCTACCGAGCGATGCCGAAACCATACGGGAAGCGATGTGCCATTGCGCTACCGAACGTGTGTCTTGGATCGGCGACGACATGGGACCCCATCATCCCGTTGTCGCGCGGGGGGAACTCATTCCATGACGAATCTGCAGCCCGCGTGTCGGCCATGCAACGAAGCCAAGGGATCGAGCGCCGAATCAGAGCTGAAAAGTTGA
- a CDS encoding site-specific integrase: MSQTDDGQPTGQRHRGQRDDLAASPYNLRRPSSGCEGKIRDEMLWSTVAGEPMKPPASKDSWLSGAVARCMAADATFPRVMAHDLRHTYASLAISSGANVKVVQSQLGHASAAMTLDVYADLFDTDQDAVAQRSTLGVPKMCPRAG; this comes from the coding sequence ATGAGCCAGACCGACGACGGTCAGCCCACCGGCCAGCGTCACCGTGGGCAGCGTGACGATCTTGCCGCCTCGCCATACAACCTGAGACGACCGTCATCTGGTTGTGAGGGCAAGATTCGTGACGAAATGCTCTGGTCGACCGTAGCAGGTGAACCGATGAAACCCCCGGCGTCGAAAGACTCGTGGCTGTCGGGTGCGGTGGCCCGCTGCATGGCGGCAGACGCGACGTTCCCGCGCGTCATGGCTCACGATCTGCGGCACACCTACGCCAGCCTGGCGATCAGCTCAGGGGCCAACGTGAAGGTCGTGCAAAGCCAACTCGGGCACGCCAGTGCGGCGATGACGCTCGACGTGTACGCGGACCTGTTCGATACCGATCAAGACGCCGTCGCGCAGCGATCGACGCTAGGTGTGCCCAAGATGTGCCCACGGGCGGGTTGA
- a CDS encoding response regulator transcription factor, protein MAMPVHEHVPEARVLVVDDETNIVELLSVSLKFQGFEVYTASNGPAALDIAREMRPDAIILDVMMPGMDGFGLLRRLRADGIDAPALFLTARDSLQDKIAGLTLGGDDYVTKPFSLEEVVARLRVILRRTGGGAQEPRTSRLTFADIELDEDTHEVWKAGQPVSLSPTEFTLLRYFIINAGTVLSKPKILDHVWRYDFGGDVNVVESYVSYLRRKIDTGDKRLLHTLRGVGYVLREPR, encoded by the coding sequence ATGGCCATGCCAGTGCACGAACACGTCCCCGAAGCTCGCGTCCTCGTGGTCGACGACGAGACCAATATCGTCGAACTGCTGTCGGTCAGCCTGAAGTTCCAGGGCTTCGAGGTGTACACGGCATCGAACGGTCCCGCCGCCCTCGACATCGCCCGCGAGATGCGGCCCGACGCGATCATCCTCGACGTGATGATGCCCGGCATGGACGGCTTCGGGTTGCTGCGCCGACTGCGCGCCGACGGCATCGACGCCCCGGCGCTGTTCCTCACCGCGCGCGATTCCCTGCAGGACAAGATCGCCGGCCTCACGCTCGGCGGCGACGACTACGTCACCAAACCGTTCAGCCTCGAAGAGGTGGTGGCGCGACTTCGGGTGATCCTGCGACGTACCGGCGGCGGCGCCCAGGAGCCCCGCACCTCGCGGCTGACGTTCGCCGACATCGAGCTCGACGAGGACACCCACGAGGTGTGGAAGGCCGGGCAGCCCGTCTCGCTGTCGCCGACGGAGTTCACACTGCTGCGCTACTTCATCATCAACGCGGGCACGGTGCTGTCGAAGCCGAAGATCCTCGACCACGTGTGGCGGTACGACTTCGGCGGCGACGTCAACGTCGTCGAGTCCTACGTCTCCTACCTGCGCCGCAAGATCGACACCGGCGACAAGCGCCTGCTGCACACCCTGCGGGGTGTGGGCTACGTCCTGCGCGAGCCGCGATGA
- a CDS encoding sensor histidine kinase: protein MDQIRRGIPLRVGLVAATLLLVACGLLASGIAVTTIMHHSLINRVDDTLLDASRGWAQVPRQMPATPVDQGPNPARPPSDYYVRGIDPDGHAWVADNDRDAEPALPPDNDVGPGPVTVGSVDNSDVEWRAMTVRGPRGELTTVAIDLSDVKSTTRALVYAQVGIGVAVLIVLGIVGYAVVHRSLRPLAEVEQTAAAIASGQLDRRVPERDPRTEVGRLSLALNGMLSQIQRALASSESSAEQARESEDRMRRFITDASHELRTPLTTIRGFAELYRQGAARDVEMLMGRIESESRRMGLLVEDLLLLARLDAQRPLEQHRVDLLALASDAVHDAQSIAPRRPIRMEVFDGPGTPEVLGDEARLRQVLSNLVANALQHTPETAGVTVRVGTDGDAAVLEVCDEGPGMSDEDAQRVFERFYRADSSRARASGGTGLGLSIVDSLVYAHGGKVTVKTAPGHGCRFRVSLPRIAEAAVPEEPSVPVS, encoded by the coding sequence GTGGATCAGATCAGACGCGGCATCCCGCTCCGGGTAGGACTGGTCGCCGCCACGCTGCTGCTGGTGGCCTGCGGGTTGCTGGCCTCCGGGATCGCGGTCACCACGATCATGCATCACAGCCTGATCAACCGCGTCGACGACACCTTGCTCGATGCGTCGCGGGGCTGGGCGCAGGTGCCGCGGCAGATGCCGGCGACCCCGGTCGACCAGGGCCCGAACCCGGCCCGGCCGCCGTCGGACTACTACGTGCGCGGGATCGACCCGGACGGCCACGCGTGGGTGGCGGACAACGACCGCGACGCCGAACCCGCGCTGCCCCCGGACAACGACGTGGGACCGGGCCCGGTCACGGTCGGCAGCGTCGACAACAGCGACGTCGAGTGGCGCGCGATGACGGTGCGCGGCCCCCGCGGGGAGCTGACCACGGTCGCGATCGACCTCTCCGACGTGAAATCGACGACCCGCGCGCTGGTCTACGCCCAGGTGGGCATCGGCGTCGCAGTGCTGATCGTGCTCGGCATCGTCGGCTACGCGGTGGTGCACCGCAGCCTCCGGCCGCTGGCGGAGGTCGAGCAGACGGCCGCCGCGATCGCCTCCGGTCAGTTGGACCGCCGCGTGCCGGAGCGCGATCCGCGCACCGAAGTCGGCCGGTTGTCGCTGGCGCTCAACGGGATGCTCAGCCAGATCCAGCGGGCACTCGCGTCGTCGGAGTCCTCGGCCGAGCAGGCCCGCGAGTCCGAGGACCGGATGCGCCGCTTCATCACCGACGCCAGCCACGAGTTGCGGACGCCGTTGACGACGATCCGCGGCTTCGCCGAGCTGTACCGGCAGGGTGCTGCCCGCGATGTCGAGATGTTGATGGGGCGCATCGAGAGCGAGTCCCGTCGGATGGGTCTGCTGGTCGAGGATCTGCTGCTGCTGGCCCGCCTCGACGCGCAGCGCCCGCTCGAGCAGCACCGGGTCGACCTGCTCGCGCTGGCCAGCGACGCCGTGCACGACGCGCAGTCGATCGCGCCGCGGCGTCCCATCCGCATGGAGGTCTTCGACGGACCGGGCACCCCGGAGGTGCTCGGCGACGAGGCACGGTTACGTCAGGTGCTGTCCAACCTGGTCGCCAACGCGCTGCAGCACACCCCCGAGACCGCGGGGGTCACCGTGCGGGTCGGCACCGATGGTGACGCCGCAGTGCTCGAGGTGTGCGACGAGGGCCCGGGCATGAGCGACGAGGACGCGCAGCGGGTGTTCGAGCGGTTCTACCGGGCCGACTCCTCACGGGCCCGCGCCAGCGGCGGCACCGGGCTGGGGCTCTCGATCGTCGACTCGCTGGTCTACGCGCACGGCGGCAAGGTCACGGTGAAAACCGCGCCGGGTCACGGCTGCCGTTTCCGGGTGAGCCTGCCGCGCATCGCCGAGGCGGCGGTGCCCGAGGAGCCGTCGGTCCCGGTCAGCTGA
- a CDS encoding HIT family protein, translated as MATVFTKIINGELPGRFVYEDDDIVAFLTIQPMTPGHTLVVPRAELDNWQDIDAPVFARVMEVAQLIGRAVCKAFDTERSGVIIAGLEVPHLHVHVFPARDLADFGFANVDNNPSQESLDDAQRRIRAAIAGLS; from the coding sequence ATGGCGACCGTGTTCACGAAGATCATCAACGGCGAACTGCCGGGCCGATTCGTCTACGAGGACGACGACATCGTGGCGTTCCTGACCATTCAGCCGATGACGCCGGGCCACACGCTCGTGGTGCCGCGCGCGGAGCTCGACAACTGGCAGGACATCGACGCCCCGGTGTTCGCCCGCGTCATGGAGGTCGCACAGCTGATCGGCAGGGCCGTGTGCAAGGCCTTCGACACCGAGCGCTCGGGCGTCATCATCGCCGGCCTGGAGGTGCCGCACCTGCACGTGCACGTCTTCCCGGCGCGCGACCTGGCGGACTTCGGTTTCGCCAACGTGGACAACAATCCGTCGCAGGAGTCGCTGGACGACGCGCAGCGCAGGATCCGGGCGGCGATCGCCGGTCTCAGCTGA
- a CDS encoding adenylate/guanylate cyclase domain-containing protein has product MDRIWQWAWDRHAPRYSWALFAATCTIVLSVLLVCACVVVAFEGSTNYVEAAVVIVVAMPVVAFINVLPGRGSIRLVEQWAAGQDIEPMTALQATYTWARRTVLRAVAGTGVSVGATAVAVGAVAGAGAPRLAQYALLGAAVGIGVQLVGVRSFLEGAMRPVRMAIAGGSGIGDSLPRARPTFSSWSNVAMLGAVFGNAMSGAMLGAVLMRGGGEPVIAVAIGAAMTVGYAVPLNVGAAFSQSFLPVRDLARGTERVAAGDYSQRLPVVQDDDLGALAASFNRMQEGLAERQRLQVAFGTYVDPALSARLLAQGDDAFTGERRDVSVMFLDIRDFTAFAEVNTAEDTVARLNALFEIVVPAVVDAGGHINKFLGDGTMAVFGAPNEVADHAGAALSAALVIERLVEERFDGRMRIGIGINSGPVIAGTIGGGGHLEFAVIGDTTNVASRVEQLTKTTGDTVLLTQQCVDAMATRPSGLIDRGFHALKGKSAPTQVFGLEAAQVRVRQRST; this is encoded by the coding sequence ATGGACCGCATCTGGCAATGGGCGTGGGACCGGCACGCTCCGCGGTATTCGTGGGCTCTGTTCGCGGCGACGTGCACGATCGTGCTGTCGGTTCTGCTGGTGTGCGCCTGCGTCGTCGTCGCGTTCGAGGGGTCGACGAACTACGTCGAAGCCGCCGTGGTCATCGTGGTCGCGATGCCGGTGGTGGCGTTCATCAACGTCCTTCCCGGGCGTGGCAGCATCCGTCTCGTCGAGCAGTGGGCGGCCGGCCAGGACATCGAACCGATGACGGCACTGCAGGCCACGTACACCTGGGCCCGGAGGACAGTCCTCCGGGCGGTGGCGGGCACGGGCGTGTCGGTCGGCGCCACGGCCGTCGCCGTTGGCGCAGTCGCCGGCGCCGGCGCGCCGCGACTGGCGCAGTACGCGCTGCTGGGCGCCGCCGTGGGTATCGGCGTCCAACTCGTCGGCGTGCGCAGCTTCCTCGAGGGCGCGATGCGCCCCGTCCGAATGGCCATCGCCGGCGGCAGCGGCATCGGTGACTCCCTGCCCCGCGCCCGCCCGACGTTCTCGTCCTGGTCGAACGTGGCCATGCTCGGCGCGGTCTTCGGCAACGCCATGTCCGGCGCGATGTTGGGGGCCGTGCTCATGCGCGGCGGCGGCGAACCGGTGATCGCCGTCGCCATCGGGGCGGCGATGACGGTCGGTTACGCGGTTCCGCTCAACGTCGGAGCAGCCTTCTCCCAGTCCTTCCTGCCGGTACGCGACCTGGCGAGAGGCACAGAACGGGTTGCGGCCGGCGACTACAGCCAGCGGCTGCCGGTGGTCCAGGACGATGATCTGGGTGCGCTCGCAGCATCGTTCAATCGCATGCAGGAGGGATTGGCCGAGCGGCAACGACTTCAGGTGGCCTTCGGAACCTATGTCGACCCGGCGTTGTCGGCGCGGCTTCTGGCGCAGGGCGACGATGCGTTCACAGGCGAACGTCGCGATGTCAGCGTCATGTTCCTCGACATCCGCGACTTCACCGCGTTCGCCGAGGTCAACACGGCCGAGGACACCGTCGCCCGACTCAACGCGCTGTTCGAGATCGTCGTGCCCGCCGTGGTCGACGCCGGCGGGCACATCAACAAGTTCCTGGGCGACGGCACCATGGCCGTGTTCGGCGCACCCAACGAGGTCGCCGATCACGCCGGCGCAGCGCTGTCCGCCGCCCTCGTGATCGAGCGTCTCGTCGAGGAACGCTTCGATGGCCGGATGCGCATCGGTATCGGGATCAATTCCGGTCCGGTGATCGCCGGGACCATCGGCGGTGGCGGTCATCTCGAGTTCGCGGTGATCGGTGATACGACGAACGTGGCGTCCCGGGTCGAACAACTGACCAAGACGACGGGAGACACCGTCCTGCTGACCCAGCAGTGCGTCGACGCCATGGCCACCCGGCCGTCCGGTCTGATCGACCGAGGCTTTCATGCCCTGAAGGGGAAGTCCGCGCCCACTCAGGTGTTCGGTCTCGAGGCCGCTCAGGTCCGCGTGCGCCAGCGGTCGACGTAG
- a CDS encoding long-chain-fatty-acid--CoA ligase, protein MLGLMQDRPLMISSLIDYAAAFHGDTEIVSRLPEGHVRRSSWRQVGEASKQVANALTELGVQQGDRIATLAWNSDRHLALYFGVSGTGAVMHTVNPRLFPEQIAYIINHAEDRVLFFDITFAPLVARLAPELTTVQTYVVMTDREHMPEVPGIPEGALLCWDEFVGRQSTHYDWPEFDELSASSLCYTSGTTGNPKGVLYSHRSTMLHTLMAAARDANDVHSGSVILLVVPMFHANAWGTPYTAAMVGAKLVLPGPHLDGESVYQLMKAEGVNQSQGVPTVWMMLFSYLDEHPEIDPHELGLRIAGTGGAALPLSMIERFERDFGAQAMQGWGMTETSPLCVIGRLLPKHAKLSEAEKHQIMLKQGRGICGVELKIVDDDGNRLPWDGKAFGEVWVRGPWIASGYFKGEGGDKLDAEGFFPTGDVATIDPDGYLQLVDRAKDVIKSGGEWVSSIDLENAATGHPAVAEAAVIGVPHPKWQERPLLLVVLRKGQSASREEILDYLAGEVAKWWLPDDVVFVDELPHTATGKILKLELRRQYRDHQLPGVSS, encoded by the coding sequence ATGCTGGGTTTGATGCAGGACCGGCCGTTGATGATCTCGTCGCTGATCGACTACGCGGCGGCCTTCCACGGTGACACCGAGATCGTGTCGCGCCTTCCGGAGGGTCACGTGCGGCGCTCGTCGTGGCGGCAGGTCGGTGAGGCGTCCAAGCAGGTCGCCAACGCGTTGACCGAACTCGGTGTGCAGCAAGGTGACCGGATCGCGACGCTGGCCTGGAACAGCGATCGCCACCTCGCGCTGTACTTCGGTGTGTCCGGGACCGGCGCGGTGATGCACACCGTGAACCCCCGGCTGTTCCCCGAGCAGATCGCCTACATCATCAACCACGCCGAGGACCGAGTCCTGTTCTTCGACATCACCTTTGCGCCGCTGGTCGCCCGGCTCGCCCCCGAACTGACCACGGTGCAGACCTACGTGGTGATGACCGACCGCGAGCACATGCCCGAGGTGCCGGGGATCCCGGAGGGGGCTCTGCTGTGCTGGGACGAGTTCGTCGGCCGGCAGTCCACCCACTACGACTGGCCCGAGTTCGACGAGCTCAGTGCGTCGTCGCTGTGCTACACGTCCGGGACCACCGGCAACCCGAAAGGCGTTCTGTACTCGCATCGTTCGACGATGCTGCACACGCTGATGGCCGCCGCGCGCGATGCCAACGACGTGCACAGCGGGTCGGTGATCCTGCTCGTGGTGCCGATGTTCCACGCCAATGCCTGGGGCACGCCGTACACCGCCGCGATGGTCGGCGCCAAACTGGTGCTGCCCGGTCCGCATCTCGACGGCGAATCGGTGTACCAACTGATGAAAGCCGAGGGCGTCAACCAGTCCCAGGGTGTGCCGACCGTGTGGATGATGCTGTTCTCCTACCTCGACGAGCACCCCGAGATCGATCCGCATGAACTGGGTCTGCGCATCGCCGGCACGGGCGGTGCGGCGCTGCCGTTGTCGATGATCGAACGGTTCGAGCGGGACTTCGGTGCGCAGGCCATGCAAGGCTGGGGGATGACCGAGACGTCGCCGCTGTGCGTGATCGGCCGGCTACTGCCCAAGCACGCGAAGCTCTCCGAGGCCGAGAAGCACCAGATCATGCTCAAGCAGGGCCGGGGGATCTGCGGGGTGGAGCTGAAGATCGTCGACGACGACGGCAACCGGTTGCCCTGGGACGGGAAGGCTTTCGGTGAGGTGTGGGTGCGGGGGCCGTGGATCGCCAGCGGCTACTTCAAGGGTGAGGGCGGCGACAAGCTCGACGCCGAGGGCTTCTTCCCGACCGGAGACGTCGCAACCATCGATCCGGACGGTTACCTGCAGCTGGTCGACCGCGCCAAGGATGTGATCAAGTCCGGCGGCGAGTGGGTGAGTTCGATCGATCTGGAGAACGCGGCCACCGGACATCCGGCGGTCGCCGAGGCGGCGGTGATCGGAGTGCCGCACCCCAAGTGGCAGGAACGGCCGCTGCTGCTGGTGGTGTTGCGCAAGGGGCAGAGCGCGAGCCGCGAGGAGATTCTGGACTATCTGGCCGGTGAGGTCGCCAAGTGGTGGCTGCCCGACGATGTCGTGTTCGTCGACGAGTTGCCGCACACCGCGACGGGCAAGATCCTCAAGCTCGAGCTGCGGCGGCAGTACAGGGACCATCAGCTCCCCGGGGTCAGCTCCTGA
- a CDS encoding SDR family NAD(P)-dependent oxidoreductase: MVVGGTRGVGLAVAALLAERGAGVVVNGRDPDAVDRAAQQVSGAVGYAGSPSDPAVADDVIGACLREFGRLDILVNCAGTAEPAGSSILTITPAQFQELIDAHLGTVFQTCRAAAPVMAEQGAGAIVNTSSFAFLGDYGGTGYPAGKGAVNGLTLAIAAELAEHGVRANVVCPGAKTRLSTGPEYEAHIAELNRRGLLDDLSMQGALDAAPPEYAAPTYAYLVSDLAVGVTGQIFIAAGGFVGRFGRPAPEILAYRDHHDAPPWTVEEIAAKMSPVRS; this comes from the coding sequence GTGGTGGTCGGCGGCACGCGCGGCGTCGGGTTGGCGGTGGCGGCACTGCTGGCCGAACGGGGTGCCGGGGTAGTGGTCAACGGACGGGACCCCGACGCCGTCGACCGTGCGGCACAGCAGGTTTCAGGCGCCGTCGGATATGCGGGGTCGCCGTCGGACCCGGCGGTCGCCGACGATGTGATCGGCGCCTGTCTGCGTGAGTTCGGCCGCCTCGACATCCTGGTCAACTGCGCCGGGACCGCCGAGCCCGCCGGCTCGTCGATCCTGACGATCACGCCGGCACAGTTCCAGGAGTTGATCGACGCCCACCTGGGCACGGTATTCCAGACCTGCCGCGCGGCCGCGCCGGTGATGGCCGAGCAGGGAGCGGGCGCGATCGTCAACACCAGCTCGTTCGCGTTCCTCGGCGATTACGGCGGCACCGGGTACCCGGCGGGCAAGGGCGCCGTCAACGGGCTGACACTCGCAATCGCGGCCGAACTCGCCGAACACGGCGTGCGCGCCAACGTGGTGTGCCCCGGCGCGAAGACCCGGCTGTCCACCGGGCCGGAGTATGAAGCCCACATCGCGGAGCTGAACCGGCGCGGTCTGCTCGACGACCTCAGCATGCAGGGCGCCCTGGACGCGGCGCCGCCCGAGTACGCCGCACCCACCTACGCGTACCTGGTCAGCGATCTGGCCGTCGGCGTCACCGGCCAGATCTTCATCGCCGCAGGCGGATTCGTCGGCCGCTTCGGCCGTCCGGCACCGGAGATCCTCGCCTACCGGGACCACCACGACGCGCCCCCGTGGACCGTCGAGGAGATCGCCGCGAAGATGTCGCCGGTCAGGAGCTGA
- a CDS encoding nuclear transport factor 2 family protein has product MPDPDTGTVALAPVVAASQASWRCVQNGDREGWLALMSDDIVVEDPIGEAVTNPDGTGVRGKAALAAFYDANIGPNRLRVTCEETFPSSSAREIAYILVLETTFPNGFVATVRGVFTYRVNDAGLITNLRGYWNMDAMTFAEAGTTN; this is encoded by the coding sequence ATGCCCGATCCTGACACCGGCACCGTGGCACTCGCCCCGGTCGTCGCCGCGTCGCAGGCCTCCTGGCGCTGCGTCCAGAACGGCGACCGGGAGGGCTGGCTCGCCCTGATGTCCGACGACATCGTCGTCGAGGACCCCATCGGCGAGGCCGTCACCAACCCCGACGGCACCGGCGTGCGCGGCAAGGCGGCGCTCGCCGCTTTCTACGACGCCAACATCGGCCCCAACCGGCTACGGGTCACCTGCGAAGAGACGTTCCCCTCGAGCAGCGCACGCGAGATCGCCTACATCCTGGTGCTGGAGACCACGTTTCCGAACGGGTTCGTCGCGACGGTCCGCGGCGTGTTCACCTACCGGGTGAACGACGCGGGGCTGATCACCAACCTGCGCGGCTACTGGAACATGGACGCGATGACGTTCGCCGAAGCAGGGACCACGAATTAG